One Fusarium musae strain F31 chromosome 6, whole genome shotgun sequence DNA segment encodes these proteins:
- a CDS encoding hypothetical protein (EggNog:ENOG41): MSRYVYGHAAQGYQTSQPYAYSANEPYNPTFYHNDAAATQPTHGQGVAEAYEYNQTAIPGLGMRYSQDTANWQPTLPQKIPDVQIDSTGAMTTGVTTKPDYNNASSHSITYNSWSTMAMDVDTMEDGELSEGELEDIYEPNGIDGPAAENNGPQPPGSTAAKQHMTENLRNNHDGEKRASNSKQPGRERSGSYSPYLLPREIESNGSENARSNTHNSSIANGLAMTESGTAMKTTNANGGEYSSSPRPGTSHIDAIISEYKKRAGKAILHLWPLNVRYHNYIEEGIDRALLDDLFGEMGLDLEANTEIQGEAKRPSMAKVAEVPSNALGQESASTATSTAAAGLKGVEQTKDKSEERKDRIARLLAAKGSKATAGDTDIVKPSHPMSLLPSNAKTDKTKSQSEKSRLIQQKMEALIKAREANAKAAPKAHTPSEPHLPPPVTETSRSQSLARADSVNIDEQTEANADVTDPATAPSIPGLFLSSNAPSPVPHQRKRPVAAELNENSTAISHKRPFGQTRESRPFLIDVSDDEDDAEMEIDSPELRPSSIQQPMTPGPRTASFRDHPALPDSASHRAASSPKTAGTPATNANSMYDLKSMNKKIEDMKRKIAEAEARKKAKQSGNNSPLPQSGSPSKEGSVDIPTPPAPAVRRALSTNAEMAQGSPASSVHSSPHAITKLPKARDQSVTARSSLRARVASERLSIVEARRKAQAEQLKHLYSEAARLENEIQKSLAEEERLKEDAAENELNPSTPNESELENFQRDGLDMATNARSASLETNSKETLTKLAENEKAKLSCDEVEPDASMDEASSIEPTLDKEMIDEPPQGELQELEDRRTKEAAVPGSLSALATRSSTTHDTAGTYGDPAMNGAEEAEEDVAMEEDDTSSEEEDTDDYEPTHVGVRLPDPQSPVSRHSSPPHAPLDHGVLETSDTDMQGMATTTPITQPISLGDGDTESETHREVDKLGLFLGCKANSLQAEVQKAPRVGEKIDKTTFVPYETPLQYFRAYRFHPQYSGSVAGGLRSLTYSNKIDVAREVCPDQLIEGACRKGSECQFQHFENMQVPDDQILLQLGAYGNCEADQHDQYVEGLRKLLTDFRERKVKDFDAISSGIIEYRAKFLGDKTKILPLGAVTL, encoded by the exons ATGAGCCGGTACGTGTATGGCCATGCGGCTCAGGGCTACCAAACCTCGCAGCCCTACGCGTACTCAGCAAACGAACCATATAATCCTACTTTTTATCACAACGACGCAGCTGCGACTCAACCGACTCACGGCCAGGGAGTTGCGGAAGCGTATGAGTATAATCAGACTGCCATTCCAGGTTTAGGAATGAGATATTCGCAGGACACTGCGAACTGGCAACCAACATTACCTCAGAAAATTCCCGATGTTCAGATAGACTCGACCGGTGCCATGACAACGGGTGTGACCACAAAACCCGATTACAACAACGCATCCAGCCATTCGATAACATACAACTCGTGGTCGACTATGGCAATGGATGTGGATACAATGGAAGACGGTGAGCTCAGCGAAGGCGAACTCGAAGATATATATGAACCCAACGGGATAGATGGTCCCGCTGCCGAAAATAATGGCCCTCAGCCGCCAGGTTCTACAGCTGCCAAGCAACACATGACCGAGAACCTGCGAAACAACCACGATGGCGAGAAACGAGCTTCGAACTCAAAGCAGCCCGGTCGCGAACGTTCCGGCTCGTACTCGCCGTACCTTCTCCCCCGTGAAATAGAATCCAACGGCTCGGAAAACGCCAGGTCAAACACGC ATAACTCAAGCATTGCTAATGGCCTTGCAATGACGGAATCAGGAACAGCCATGAAGACTACAAATGCTAATGGAGGCGAGTACagctcaagcccaaggccTGGCACAAGCCATATAGATGCAATTATCTCGGAATATAAGAAAAGGGCTGGAAAGGCTATTTTACACCTCTGGCCACTCAATGTTCGATATCACAACTATATCGAAGAAGGAATTGATCGGGCACTGCTGGATGACCTTTTTGGGGAAATGGGCCTCGACTTGGAGGCCAATACCGAAAtccaaggagaagcaaaaCGCCCGTCGATGGCAAAAGTTGCTGAAGTACCAAGTAATGCCCTTGGTCAAGAGAGTGCTTCAACGGCAACAAGCACGGCCGCCGCTGGGCTTAAGGGCGTGGAGCAGACGAAAGACAAGTCAGAAGAACGGAAAGACCGCATTGCCCGTTTATTGGCTGCCAAAGGCTCCAAAGCAACCGCTGGAGACACTGATATCGTTAAGCCTTCACATCCGATGTCATTATTGCCAAGCAACGCGAAAACAGACAAGACTAAGAGTCAATCGGAGAAGTCGAGGCTGATCCAGCAAAAGATGGAGGCATTAATAAAAGCACGGGAGGCAAACGCGAAGGCGGCACCCAAAGCTCATACACCCTCAGAGCCTCACTTACCTCCGCCAGTAACTGAAACCAGCAGGTCGCAAAGTCTTGCGCGTGCTGATTCTGTGAATATTGATGAGCAAACAGAAGCCAACGCTGACGTTACGGATCCAGCAACTGCACCTTCTATTCCTGGCTTATTCCTGTCGTCAAACGCACCATCTCCTGTTCCTCATCAGCGAAAACGACCTGTTGCAGCGGAGTTGAACGAGAACTCCACGGCCATTTCCCACAAGCGCCCGTTTGGCCAGACTCGAGAGTCTCGTCCATTCCTAATCGATGTgagcgacgatgaagacgacgctGAGATGGAAATTGATTCTCCTGAGTTACGGCCTTCGTCAATACAGCAGCCTATGACGCCCGGTCCAAGAACAGCGTCTTTCCGTGACCATCCAGCTCTGCCAGACAGTGCGTCACATCGTGCTGCATCCAGTCCAAAGACTGCAGGGACTCCCGCCACAAATGCTAATAGCATGTATGATCTGAAGAGTATGAACAAAAAGATTGAGGATATGAAACGAAAAATTGCCGAGGCCGAGGCTCGTAAGAAGGCCAAACAGTCCGGCAATAATTCACCTTTGCCTCAGTCTGGATCGCCTTCAAAAGAGGGTAGCGTCGACATTCCGACCCCGCCAGCACCTGCTGTAAGGCGTGCTCTATCGACAAATGCTGAAATGGCTCAAGGTAGCCCGGCGTCAAGTGTGCACAGTTCTCCACACGCTATTACCAAGTTGCCTAAAGCAAGAGACCAATCAGTGACAGCAAGATCTTCGCTGCGCGCTCGAGTTGCCAGCGAACGCCTGTCTATTGTTGAGGCTCGGCGAAAGGCACAAGCCGAGCAACTCAAGCATCTATACTCCGAAGCCGCTAGACTCGAGAACGAGATTCAGAAGAGcttggctgaagaagagcggTTGAAGGAAGATGCTGCAGAAAATGAGTTGAACCCGTCAACGCCGAACGAGTCTGAGCTGGAGAATTTCCAGAGGGACGGCTTAGATATGGCGACAAATG CTCGGAGTGCCTCTCTAGAGACAAACTCGAAAGAAACATTAACTAAACTTGCAGAGAACGAAAAAGCGAAACTCTCTTGCGATGAGGTTGAGCCAGACGCCTCGATGGACGAAGCCTCGAGCATTGAGCCGACTCTTGACAAGGAAATGATAGACGAACCTCCTCAAGGTGAACtgcaagagcttgaggatcgTAGGACAAAAGAGGCTGCTGTACCCGGTAGCCTCTCTGCATTGGCGACAAGATCTTCCACCACACACGATACAGCTGGCACATATGGCGATCCTGCCATGAATGGAGCTGAAGAGGCCGAAGAAGATGTGGCAATGGAAGAGGACGATACTTCgagcgaggaggaagatacCGATGACTACGAGCCAACGCATGTCGGCGTTCGTCTACCAGACCCGCAGTCCCCTGTTTCCCGGCATTCTTCGCCCCCTCATGCACCACTCGATCATGGAGTGCTGGAAACAAGTGATACTGACATGCAGGGCATGGCAACAACAACTCCAATCACTCAACCGATCTCACTCGGGGATGGAGATACGGAATCTGAAACGCATCGAGAAGTAGACAAACTTGGTCTGTTCTTGGGTTGCAAAGCTAACTCCTTACAGGCTGAGGTCCAAAAGGCACCGCGAGTTGGTGAGAAAATCGACAAAACCACATTCGTCCCATATGAGACGCCCCTTCAATACTTTAGGGCTTATCGCTTTCATCCTCAGTACAGCGGCTCGGTGGCCGGGGGGTTACGCTCTTTGACCTACAGCAATAAGATCGACGTAGCAAGGGAAGTATGCCCTGATCAGCTTATTGAAGGAGCTTGCCGTAAAGGCAGCGAGTGCCAATTCCAGCATTTCGAAAACATGCAGGTTCCGG ATGATCAAATTCTCCTTCAACTTGGTGCTTATGGCAACTGCGAGGCAGATCAACATGATCAGTACGTTGAAGGACTTCGCAAATTGCTTACAGACTTTCGCGAACGCAAGGTGAAGGATTTCGATGCCATCAGCAGCGGTATTATCGAGTATCGCGCGAAGTTTCTCGGCGACAAAACGAAAATTCTACCATTGGGTGCTGTCACCCTTTGA